TATCATACCACCCCGGAGACACTGCAAATAACGCAGGAAATGCTGGGAACCCTCGGCAAGCAAAGTGTAGTTGTTGAGGATTCGGTCGGGTTCGTGACGAACCGGGCAATGATGATTTTTGTGAATGAAGCCATCTTCATGGTACAGGAGCAGGTGGCTTCACCGGAGGACATTGATATTTTGTTCAAACAGTGTTTCGGGCACAAGATGGGTCCCTTGCAGACAGCCGACCTCATTGGTCTGGATACCATTCTCAAATCACTTGATGTGCTGTACGAAGGCTATAACGACAGTAAATACCGCCCTTGTCCCTTGCTCAAAAAAATGGTCGATGCCGGGCTTCACGGTATGAAATCCGGTCAGGGTTTCTATTCTTACAATTAATTTCAGGAGGCTGATCCCAATGAATCATGAAGAAATCAAAGCACAGGTGACCACATTTCTTACCCGCTCACTGCGTACCAAGGAGCTTAAGGAGGACGATAACATCCTGGAGCTGGGCCTTGTGCATTCCCTGTTCATGATCCAGTTGATTATGTTCATCGAGAAGACCTTTCATCTGGAGCTGGAAGAAGAGGATTTGGATATGGACAATATCAAGACGGTCCGCGATCTGGTAGTTCTGATCGAACGCCATCAACCTACGGGAGCTGAAATCTAATGAATACGCCACTAAAAGCGACCTCCGTCCCTACTGCCCTGGGCATCCGCCAGTTTGTTGACACGCATATCCTGCCGCAGGCCGCCCAGATGGATCAGGAGCAGGAGATTCCGCGCGCATTGTTCACTGAGATGGCAGCCGAAGGACTTACAGGCCTTGCGGTTCCAGTCAAATATGGGGGAACTGCCGTCGATTATGCCACACTTGGAGCCATTCATGAGGAGCTGGGGCGCGGATATGCTTCTGTGCAGAATGCCTGTACTGTGTTCGGCATGGTCTGCAAACCGCTGGCGCGGTTTGGGTCGGAAGCCCAGAAGCACAAATGGCTGCCCGCCATCGCGGCTGGCGAGGTCATCCCGGCGATTGCAATCACCGAACCGATGGTGGGCAGCGATATTGCCAAGCTGGAGACGGAGGCGGTGCAGGAAGATGGACAAATCATCCTGAATGGCCGCAAGAAGTACATCACGCTCGGGCAAATCGCTGATGTGTTCCTGGTGTTCGCCCGATTGAACGGGCGCGGGGTCGCTGTACTGGTGGAACGGGGAACTCCCGGTTTGCAGATCGATCCCATGCGGGGGCTGATGGGGCTGAGGGCCAATATGATCGCTGAGCTGACCTTCGAGCATTGCAGTGTGCCTGTGGAGAATTTGGTTGGCAAAATCGGCTTCGGGTTCACCCATGTGGCGAACTATGCGCTGGACGAAGGCCGTTACACCACCGCCTGCGGCAGCGTCGGGTTGGCACAAGCCTGCCTGGAGCAAAGCATCCAGTATGCCGGTGAGCGGTTCCAGTTCGGTGAACCTTTGCGCAAGCATCCGCTTGTGCAGAAGATGCTCAGCGAAATGATTACCGGGTCCAAAGCCGCCCGTGAGCTGTGTGCCGCCGCCGGGAGACTGCGGGAGCAAGGTGATCCTGCGGCCATCACAGAGACCTTGGTTGCCAAATACCATGCTTCCAAAACGGCTGTCCATGCAGCAGATCATGCCCTGCAAATACATGGGGCTTCAGGCTGTATGAGCGGCAATCCGGTAGAACGGTTCTACCGCGATGCCAAGATTATGGAGATTATTGAGGGAACTTCACAGATGCATGAGCTGCAAATCGCACGCAACTTCCGTTTGTGACACTGCGCCGCATCTTTGGCAGAAGGGTGAGGATCGGATGAACCATCAAGCAGACCTGGCTTTGTTATTCCCTGGATCAGGGTCCCAATATAAAGGAATGATGAGGAGTCTCTATGAATCCTCGCGCATGGTGCAGGACACCTTGCTTGAGGCAGATGACATTCTCGGTTTTGAATTATCCCGGCTGATGATGGAGGGCAGCACGGTCAAGCTGAACCGGATCGGGCATATGCTGCCGGCCATCTGTGCGGCGAGTGTTGCCCATTACCGCCTATACCGGGAGCAAGGCGGACCGCTTCCAGCCTATATGGCGGGACACAGTCTGGGCGAATATTCCGCACTAATCTGCAGCGGTGTCTTGTCCTTCAGGGACGGGCTGACTCTGGTCCGCTTCCGTGCCCGACTGGCGGAAGCGGTTATGGAATCCACGGGCGGTGCCATGAGCATTATGAAATCGGTTAATCCAGCACAAGTCGCATTGCTGTGCCTGAGCCTGCAAGCCGAGGGACGGGCGGTCAGCATTGCCTGTCAGAACTCCCGCAGCCAGATCGCGGTTTCCGGTCAGGACGCTGCACTGGTCGAGCTGGAGCAGCGGGTAACAGAAGCGTCAGATGATGCACAGATCAGCCATTTGATCGGAAGCGCCCCTTATCATTGTGCTCTAATGCAGCCGAGCGCGGCGGAAATGACGGAGGAACTGCTCAAGTATACCTGGAGCCTACCGGCAGGTCAGCTTCTGTCCAATGTAACCGGACGGCCCTATACATCGATTCAGGAGATGCAGGGGCTGCTGGCGCAGCAGCTATATAAACCGGTGTTATGGCAGAACTCCATCCTGTATCTGCTGGAGAACGGGGTCCAGACTTTCATTGAAATGGGTCCGCAGAACATCCTCAAAACACTGATGCCCGAAATTTCTGCACAGACCCGTGTATATGCCCATGATGAGAAGGTAGACCGGATGACCATCCGAGATCACTTCGCCGCTGCTTCCGCCACTCCTGTGACAAGGCCCAAGGCTGAGACAAGCCCGCCCGCCGCAGATTTGCGGCTTAAAGCAATAAGCATGTGTCTGACACATGCCATGACCACCCGCAATAACAACCAGGCTGATGTTCCGGTTATGCCGTCCTTGGAGCTGTATGCGCAAGTCAAGCAGATGAAGCAAGAGCTTGATCAAGGGGGACTAACACTTGGGGAAGAGCAGGTTGCCCTGGCAATATCCATGCTGCAGG
This genomic interval from Paenibacillus sp. FSL H8-0332 contains the following:
- a CDS encoding acyl carrier protein, with amino-acid sequence MNHEEIKAQVTTFLTRSLRTKELKEDDNILELGLVHSLFMIQLIMFIEKTFHLELEEEDLDMDNIKTVRDLVVLIERHQPTGAEI
- a CDS encoding acyl-CoA dehydrogenase family protein translates to MNTPLKATSVPTALGIRQFVDTHILPQAAQMDQEQEIPRALFTEMAAEGLTGLAVPVKYGGTAVDYATLGAIHEELGRGYASVQNACTVFGMVCKPLARFGSEAQKHKWLPAIAAGEVIPAIAITEPMVGSDIAKLETEAVQEDGQIILNGRKKYITLGQIADVFLVFARLNGRGVAVLVERGTPGLQIDPMRGLMGLRANMIAELTFEHCSVPVENLVGKIGFGFTHVANYALDEGRYTTACGSVGLAQACLEQSIQYAGERFQFGEPLRKHPLVQKMLSEMITGSKAARELCAAAGRLREQGDPAAITETLVAKYHASKTAVHAADHALQIHGASGCMSGNPVERFYRDAKIMEIIEGTSQMHELQIARNFRL
- a CDS encoding ACP S-malonyltransferase, producing MNHQADLALLFPGSGSQYKGMMRSLYESSRMVQDTLLEADDILGFELSRLMMEGSTVKLNRIGHMLPAICAASVAHYRLYREQGGPLPAYMAGHSLGEYSALICSGVLSFRDGLTLVRFRARLAEAVMESTGGAMSIMKSVNPAQVALLCLSLQAEGRAVSIACQNSRSQIAVSGQDAALVELEQRVTEASDDAQISHLIGSAPYHCALMQPSAAEMTEELLKYTWSLPAGQLLSNVTGRPYTSIQEMQGLLAQQLYKPVLWQNSILYLLENGVQTFIEMGPQNILKTLMPEISAQTRVYAHDEKVDRMTIRDHFAAASATPVTRPKAETSPPAADLRLKAISMCLTHAMTTRNNNQADVPVMPSLELYAQVKQMKQELDQGGLTLGEEQVALAISMLQAVFEDKRTPDSERELRWLQIKEKTGVERQAESTPTTRRGPE